Part of the Paenibacillus sp. JNUCC32 genome is shown below.
CGCATCATTCATGAATCGTTCTACATCGCGAACACGGGCCGCAAAGGTCCTGTCTTGATCGATATTCCAAAAGACGTGACCAACCAGCGGATGGGATATCGTCCAGCGGACACGGTTCGGTTGCGCGGATACCATGGAGCCCCGGAACCGAATCCGGCGGAAATGGATGCGCTGCTTCAGGCGATTGCGGAAGCGCGCAAGCCGGTTATTATCGCAGGCGGCGGCGTTGTCTATGCGAACTCCTCCCAGGAGCTGATCAAATTCGTCCACACTACGCGGATTCCGGTCGCGACCACTCTGCTCGGCCTCGGCGGGTTTCCAAGCGATGACGAGATGTGGCTGGGCATGCTCGGACATCATGGCGTATATGCGGCGAACATGGCGGTGCAGAATGCGGATCTCATTATTTCGATCGGCTCGCGTTTCGATGACCGGGTCACGATGAGGCTGGACGGGTTTGCGCCTCTGGCCAAACGTATCGCCCATATCGATATCGATCCTGCGGAAATCGGCAAGAACGTCAAGACAGATCTCGCATGCATCGGCGATATTAAAAACGTGCTGGCTTATGCGAACACGAAAGCGCAAGCAGCCCAGACGGGCACCTGGCTTGAGCAGCTTCAAGAGTATAAGGTGCAGCATCCGCTTCGGTATACCGATTCGGATACAGTCATTAAGCCGCAATATGTGCTCGAGATGATTAGCGAGACGACGCAAGGAGAGGCAATCATCACCACCGATGTAGGCCAGCACCAAATGTGGACCGCGCAGTTTTACCGCTTCAAGCATCCTCGCTCGCTCATCACGTCGGGCGGTCTTGGCACGATGGGCTTTGGCTTCCCGGCCGCGATCGGCGCTAAAGTCGGAAATCCAGATCGTCTCGTGGTCTCGATCAACGGCGACGGGGGCATGCAGATGTGCGCGCAGGAGATGGCGATCTGCGCGATTCATCAGATTCCGGTCAAGATCGTGGTCTTGAACAACCAGGTGCTCGGCATGGTTAAGCAGCAGCAGGAATTGATGTACGAACGACGCTACAGCCAGATTGATCTGTCCGGCAGTCCGGACTTCGTCAAGCTAGCGGAAGCATACGGGATCAAGGGATTAAGGGCAACGAACAAGGACGAAGCCTCCAAGGTCTGGTTAGAAGCGCTGCAGACGACAGGACCTGTGCTCGTCGAGTTCGTCATCCCGACCAACGAGAATGTGTACCCAATGGTGCTTGCCGGCACGCCGCTGGACCAAATGATTCTAGGGTACGACGAATAATTGCGCTGAAGAGATAAAAAATCGTTTAAAAGGAGCAAAGCATACTCATGGCAACACCCGATGATTTTTTATAAATTAGATATCCGTATCGGTACTGTGCTTAAAGCGGATCCTTTTCCATAAATTTTCAAATCCTGCAATGAAGTTGGAGATAGGTTTTGGTGAAATGGGTCTTAAGCGTTGATGGCTTTGAATCTGAAGTGCTGGTAATTGGAGGCATTCCAGAGGAGGGTGATGTTGTTCTTTTGTAGCCAGACGAACCAGTAAGAAATGGTACACCGATTGCTTAATACTTTTGTGGGATTAATTTAATGGTTAGCGTTCAATGAAAAAGCGAAAGTCTAGGACATTATTTTCTCGTCCAGGGCTGTCGCTTTTTCGATTTCAAGGGTCAACTAATGCTTTATTTACGAAGGTTACGATATGGAAATTTACAGCCATTTTAATACTATCGCTGGGTATAAGGTCAAGGTGCCGCGGAGCGGCGTGATTGTCTGTAGGCAATACTGATTATGAACTGAAACTTTTATTCGTTGTTTAGTTTTAGCATCCGCCCCACATCTATCATGGAAGTTTACATTCGTTAAGGTGCTTATACTTCGTCTGTTCACGTTCAGCGTAACACTCAACTCTTATGGGAAGACGTCTAGCAATGTAGTCCACAACGGAATCGGATATGGATGCTTCACTTACGAAATGGCTTGCAAAATATGAACGATCTTCCTTTCCATATCGGAGTCGTCAATCATCTTCAGATATTCAGGTTTGAGCAATTGATACTGCTTCATGTAATAGAAATCCATAATCGCTTGTTTCACAGTGATATCATACTGAATCGAAAATGACGGCTCGATAAAGCGTCGCAGAACAGCGTCATCTTGAACCATAAACAACACGGCATTCAATCTGTTGAAAACCTGTTGCTCCATACCGGATTCAAAAAAAGTTTGTAAGCTTTTATTCCGATTTTGCAGGGCAACGGACAGATTCTCAAAATGGTGTGGATAAAATTCCTTCAGATCTTGCAAGAACAAATCAGAGATATACGCGGCACACATCAAAGATTGTAAAAATGTTAATTGAAAACGATCCAAAAAAGAGACGGAATCGTCTTTCACAACGGTGTCAGCCTTCTTCGAATAATCAATGTAATAATCCACGACTTGTTCGATGATGTCGTCTTTGGAGGAAAAATGCTTATAGAGCGTCACTTTGCTGATATCCATATATTTTGCGAGATCGTCGACTTTCAGTTGGCTGAATTTTGTTTTTCTTATAATGGGTTTTATTTTTTCCACATATGTATCTACACTCACAGCTTTTCTCACGGATAAGTACCTCCCTTTGATGCCTATAAACATATTATAACAAATTTGCTGCCCTTTATGTATGAAATTAATTAAATGAACTAATTTAATTAATTTTGTTTACTTATTAAATTTACTGATGTATAATCGCTCCTGTACCTAATCATCCGATTACGGATTATCAAAGGGAGGACGATTTAAATGGAATCATTCAGTAAGGGCAAATTTTCTGGAAAAAAGGTCGTGATCACGGGAGGCAGCAGCGGAATCGGCCTTGCGACGGCGAAATTGCTAGTGGATGAAGGCGCACACGTTCTGATTACCGGACGTACTCAGGCGACGCTGGATGCGGCTCGTGAACAACTCGGAAGCCACGCGATCGCGGTCTTAAGCGATGCCGCCTCATTGAAGGATATCGCCGCATTAGCCGATCGAGTGGAGGCTGAATTTGGAACCGTAGATGCCCTGTTCGTTAACGCCGGTGTCACGGGGTTTGTCCCTTTCGAAGCAATGACAGAAGAAAAGTACGACGAGATACTTACAATCAATGCCAAAGGACCGTACTTTACCGTGCAGAAACTCGCTCCGCTGTTAGGCTCAGGTAGCGGGGTAGTCCTTACCACCTCAATCGTGAACGTAGTGGGTCTCCCAATGCTCAGTGCTTACGCAGCTAGTAAGGCAGCGCTGCGCTCCATGACTCGAGGTCTGGCGCGCGAGTTATTACCACGAAATATTCGCGTCAACGCAGTCAGTCCCGGCGTTATTGACACAGGCATCATGGAAAAGTCAATGCCTGAAGAAGCTGCCGAACAGACAAAGGCACAGATGAGACAGCAGATTCCAATGCTGCGTTTAGGCGATCCAGTCGAGGTAGCCAAGGCTGTTGCATTTCTAGCATTTGAGGCCACCTATACCACCGGGGCTGAGTTCCCTGTC
Proteins encoded:
- the ilvB gene encoding biosynthetic-type acetolactate synthase large subunit, which gives rise to MTNETTTPSEEYITGSEVLLRGLLQEGVECVFGYPGGNVLYIYDAMVHQPDFKHILTRHEQGAIHAADGYARSTGKVGVCIATSGPGATNLVTGIATAYMDSVPLVIITGNVSTNVMGTDAFQEADIISITMPITKHSYMVRDVHDLPRIIHESFYIANTGRKGPVLIDIPKDVTNQRMGYRPADTVRLRGYHGAPEPNPAEMDALLQAIAEARKPVIIAGGGVVYANSSQELIKFVHTTRIPVATTLLGLGGFPSDDEMWLGMLGHHGVYAANMAVQNADLIISIGSRFDDRVTMRLDGFAPLAKRIAHIDIDPAEIGKNVKTDLACIGDIKNVLAYANTKAQAAQTGTWLEQLQEYKVQHPLRYTDSDTVIKPQYVLEMISETTQGEAIITTDVGQHQMWTAQFYRFKHPRSLITSGGLGTMGFGFPAAIGAKVGNPDRLVVSINGDGGMQMCAQEMAICAIHQIPVKIVVLNNQVLGMVKQQQELMYERRYSQIDLSGSPDFVKLAEAYGIKGLRATNKDEASKVWLEALQTTGPVLVEFVIPTNENVYPMVLAGTPLDQMILGYDE
- a CDS encoding TetR/AcrR family transcriptional regulator, with the translated sequence MRKAVSVDTYVEKIKPIIRKTKFSQLKVDDLAKYMDISKVTLYKHFSSKDDIIEQVVDYYIDYSKKADTVVKDDSVSFLDRFQLTFLQSLMCAAYISDLFLQDLKEFYPHHFENLSVALQNRNKSLQTFFESGMEQQVFNRLNAVLFMVQDDAVLRRFIEPSFSIQYDITVKQAIMDFYYMKQYQLLKPEYLKMIDDSDMERKIVHILQAIS
- a CDS encoding SDR family oxidoreductase is translated as MESFSKGKFSGKKVVITGGSSGIGLATAKLLVDEGAHVLITGRTQATLDAAREQLGSHAIAVLSDAASLKDIAALADRVEAEFGTVDALFVNAGVTGFVPFEAMTEEKYDEILTINAKGPYFTVQKLAPLLGSGSGVVLTTSIVNVVGLPMLSAYAASKAALRSMTRGLARELLPRNIRVNAVSPGVIDTGIMEKSMPEEAAEQTKAQMRQQIPMLRLGDPVEVAKAVAFLAFEATYTTGAEFPVDGGGSQI